In Nonomuraea muscovyensis, the following proteins share a genomic window:
- a CDS encoding carbohydrate ABC transporter permease yields MRTTRHAANAVALVVAFLTAFPIYWMALSAVKPAGEIQSLDVRPWTLHPTLEHFARVLTGEGFARYLVNSAVVALSVVVLSALVAFLAAVAVTRFAFRFRTTVLIMFLVAQMVPVEALTIPLFFVVRDAGLLNTLASLVLVHLAFSLPFAVWMMRGFVAAVPEALEEAALIDGASRATVLWRILFPLVAPGLVATAVFSFITAWNDFVFARTFIISAKDNQTLPAALLVFFKPDENDWGGIMAASTLMTIPVLIFFVAVQRRLVSGLGGAVKD; encoded by the coding sequence GTGCGCACCACTCGGCACGCGGCCAACGCGGTGGCGCTGGTCGTGGCGTTCCTGACCGCCTTCCCGATCTACTGGATGGCGCTGTCGGCGGTCAAACCCGCCGGGGAGATCCAGTCGCTCGACGTGCGGCCGTGGACTCTCCACCCGACCCTGGAGCACTTCGCTCGGGTGCTCACCGGCGAGGGGTTCGCCCGCTACCTCGTCAACAGCGCGGTCGTGGCGCTGTCGGTCGTGGTGCTGTCGGCCCTGGTGGCCTTCCTCGCCGCCGTGGCGGTCACCCGGTTCGCCTTCCGGTTCCGCACCACGGTGCTGATCATGTTCCTGGTGGCGCAGATGGTGCCGGTGGAGGCGCTGACGATCCCGCTGTTCTTCGTGGTGCGCGACGCGGGGCTGCTCAACACCCTCGCCTCGTTGGTGCTCGTGCACCTGGCGTTCTCGCTGCCGTTCGCCGTCTGGATGATGCGCGGCTTCGTCGCCGCCGTGCCGGAGGCGCTGGAGGAGGCGGCGCTGATCGACGGCGCGAGCCGCGCGACCGTGCTGTGGCGCATCCTGTTCCCGCTGGTCGCGCCCGGTCTGGTCGCGACCGCCGTCTTCTCGTTCATCACGGCCTGGAACGACTTCGTCTTCGCCAGGACGTTCATCATCTCGGCCAAGGACAACCAGACCCTGCCGGCCGCGCTGCTCGTCTTCTTCAAACCGGACGAGAACGACTGGGGCGGGATCATGGCGGCCTCGACGCTGATGACGATCCCGGTGCTGATCTTCTTCGTGGCGGTCCAGCGCCGGCTCGTGTCAGGTCTTGGAGGGGCGGTCAAAGACTGA